GATAACGATTTTCTCAAAGCAATTGTTGGAATTGCGAATAGTTATAGCACGATCACTCCCTGCAATATGGGAATTAATCAACTTGCGCAACGTGCTGAAGCTGGAATCCGTGCCGCAGGAGCGATGCCGCAAATATTCGGTACAATCACAATCAGCGATGGTATCTCGATGGGAACCGAGGGAATGAAATATTCCTTAGTGTCGCGCGAAGTCATTGCAGATTCAATTGAAACCGTGTGTACCGGACAAAGTATGGATGGGGTACTCGCGATCGGTGGTTGTGATAAAAATATGCCAGGAGCAATGATTGCGATCGCCCGCATGAATATTCCCGCAATTTTTGTCTATGGTGGTACCATTAAGCCTGGTCATCACAACGGACGCGATTTAACGGTTGTCAGCGCGTTTGAAGCTGTCGGAGAATATAGCGCAGGTAAAATTCCTTACGAAGAATTATTAGAAGTCGAGCGCAAAGCGTGTCCTGGTGCAGGTTCCTGCGGAGGAATGTATACTGCTAATACAATGTCCTCTGCGTTTGAAGCAATGGGAATGAGTTTACCCTATTCTTCGACAATGGCAGCCGAAGATGCAGAAAAAGCCGATAGTACCGAAAAATCCGCATTTGTATTAGTAGAAGCTATTCGTAACCAGCTATTACCTCGACAAATTCTCACGCGCAAAGCGTTTGAAAACGCGATTTCGGTCATTATGGCGGTGGGGGGGTCGACGAATGCTGTATTACATTTACTCGCGATCGCGCATACGGCTGGTGTAGAGTTAACATTAGATGACTTTGAAACGATTCGCGCCCGCGTTCCGGTACTTTGTGACTTAAAACCAAGTGGACAATTTGTCGCGACAGATTTGCATCGTGCGGGTGGAATTCCCCAAGTGATGAAAATGCTACTCGTCCACGATTTACTGCATGGCGACGCACTCACAATAACAGGAAAAACCGTTGCGGAAGTTTTAGCCGATGTTCCCGCTGAACCACGTCGCGATCAATTTGTGATTCACCCCTGGGATAAACCAATATATCAGCAAGGACACTTGGCAGTTTTACGCGGGAATTTAGCCGCAGAAGGCGCAGTTGCTAAAATTACAGGTGTGAAAAAGCCCGTAATTACAGGTCCGGCGCGTGTCTTCGAATCAGAAGAAGCGTGTTTAGAGGCGATTTTAGCAGGCAAAATCGTTGCTGGCGATGTGATTGTCATTCGCTACGAGGGTCCTAAAGGTGGTCCTGGAATGCGCGAAATGTTAGCGCCCACAAGTGCCATTATCGGTGCAGGTTTGGGTGACTCGGTAGGATTAATCACCGATGGACGATTTTCGGGCGGTACTTATGGTATGGTCGTCGGTCACGTTGCGCCAGAAGCAGCAGTAGGAGGTGCGATCGCACTTGTACAAGAAGGTGACACAATTACAATTGATGCGCCGCAGCGTTTGTTACAACTGCACGTATCCGATGCAGAGTTAGCCTTACGTCGGCAAAATTGGCAACCTCCATCACCGCGTTACACCAAAGGTGTTCTAGCAAAATATGCCAAGTTAGTTTCTTCTAGCAGTGTCGGTGCTGTCACTGATTTGGAATTATAACTAAGTAGGTGGGCACAATTAAATACCACAATTGTGGAGGTCGGATAATGGGTAATAGGTAAAGGGTAATTCTTAATAAGTATTCTTGCCAATGACCAATTACCAGTTACCAACGATCAACTTTCAAATGAAGTTTATTTTCACCTACTCACTTACCAATGAGTCATTATCGCCTTCCTCCTGGTCAAACGGGTTTACCTGTAATCGGAGAATCGCTGTCATTTCGCTTCGATCCGCATTTTATCGAAAAGCGCTATCGCCAGTATGGTCCGATTTTTCGGACGCAGATTATCGGTAGACCCGCTGTATTTATGATTGGTCCAGAGGCTGTAGAATTTGTTCTTTCTAGCCATATGGATCATTTCTCTTGGCGGGAGGGATGGCCCGATAATTTTAAACTTTTACTCGGAGAA
This is a stretch of genomic DNA from Chroogloeocystis siderophila 5.2 s.c.1. It encodes these proteins:
- the ilvD gene encoding dihydroxy-acid dehydratase, which translates into the protein MPDNFKSHVVTQGVQRSPNRAMLRAVGFGDNDFLKAIVGIANSYSTITPCNMGINQLAQRAEAGIRAAGAMPQIFGTITISDGISMGTEGMKYSLVSREVIADSIETVCTGQSMDGVLAIGGCDKNMPGAMIAIARMNIPAIFVYGGTIKPGHHNGRDLTVVSAFEAVGEYSAGKIPYEELLEVERKACPGAGSCGGMYTANTMSSAFEAMGMSLPYSSTMAAEDAEKADSTEKSAFVLVEAIRNQLLPRQILTRKAFENAISVIMAVGGSTNAVLHLLAIAHTAGVELTLDDFETIRARVPVLCDLKPSGQFVATDLHRAGGIPQVMKMLLVHDLLHGDALTITGKTVAEVLADVPAEPRRDQFVIHPWDKPIYQQGHLAVLRGNLAAEGAVAKITGVKKPVITGPARVFESEEACLEAILAGKIVAGDVIVIRYEGPKGGPGMREMLAPTSAIIGAGLGDSVGLITDGRFSGGTYGMVVGHVAPEAAVGGAIALVQEGDTITIDAPQRLLQLHVSDAELALRRQNWQPPSPRYTKGVLAKYAKLVSSSSVGAVTDLEL